A window of Pirellulales bacterium contains these coding sequences:
- a CDS encoding phage/plasmid primase, P4 family, whose amino-acid sequence MNGGMTPQTAIEGATVIEKATSQSAAPADHLPKLLPHHLAQLRSSGLKDTTITAAGIYSETNPRQLTVMLGWRKPTKGLAPALVFPFTGLDGRSSYCRIRPDAPRKVKKKPVKYESPRGQANRIYLPPGIPPFLVNVESELVFTEGEKKALAATQAGFPCVGLVGVYGFKAKGREALLPDLECVTMDGRRVFIAFDSDLERNLDVQSAETRFAKLLSDRGAIVRCVRLPDGPPDADGRPTKIGLDDFLLAHGPGELRKLLDSAIEPDAVEGAEGKQLAALLDPAEEAAAFLEADKHDGVFRLRHYRGSMLGWIRGKYVELPLGDVRAHVVRYLNRDHHHLTSSVVGNVLDQIRSQALLPFSVEPPAWIDGAEGWPADEILVTKNEMVHLPSVESGANYTRPLTPKFFTFSALDYEFQREATKPALWEWFLESLFGDDPESIELLRQWFGYCLLPNTRMHKILLLVGPKRGGKGTICRILTRLLGATNVCNPTLGSLADRFGLWPLIGKLLAVVSDARISGRADQAAIVERLLSVSGEDSQTIDRKNLLPWNGTLPTRFMICTNDVPRLADTSGALASRMIVIQLRQSFYGKEKLDLTDQLLGELPAILLWAIGGWQTLQQQKRFTEPQSGLEVAGELADLGSPVSVFLRERCRLGPEYSVPRQVLYEAYQQWSQEKGRGHVEDEAGFGRQLRAAYPDLGTSQPRVDGEKVRFHVGVQLV is encoded by the coding sequence ATGAACGGTGGCATGACGCCCCAAACGGCCATTGAAGGCGCTACGGTGATCGAAAAGGCAACGTCGCAAAGCGCTGCACCAGCCGACCATCTGCCCAAGTTGCTTCCGCACCATTTGGCGCAGCTTCGCAGCAGCGGCCTCAAAGACACGACCATTACCGCAGCCGGCATCTATAGCGAAACCAATCCTCGGCAACTGACGGTAATGCTCGGCTGGCGAAAGCCGACCAAGGGACTTGCGCCCGCGTTAGTATTTCCATTCACCGGCCTTGATGGTCGCAGCTCTTATTGCCGAATTCGTCCTGATGCGCCGCGGAAGGTGAAGAAGAAGCCCGTCAAGTACGAGAGCCCTCGCGGCCAAGCGAACCGCATCTACCTGCCGCCGGGTATTCCTCCGTTCCTGGTCAACGTGGAGTCGGAACTCGTATTTACCGAGGGCGAAAAAAAGGCTCTTGCGGCGACACAAGCGGGCTTCCCGTGCGTCGGCTTGGTCGGTGTATATGGCTTCAAGGCCAAAGGACGCGAGGCTCTTCTGCCGGATCTGGAATGCGTGACGATGGACGGCAGACGAGTTTTCATCGCCTTCGATTCTGATTTGGAACGGAATCTAGACGTCCAGTCAGCTGAGACTCGGTTCGCCAAACTACTGTCCGACAGAGGCGCGATCGTGCGATGCGTTCGCCTGCCCGATGGCCCGCCCGATGCGGATGGGCGTCCGACGAAAATAGGTCTGGATGATTTCCTGCTCGCCCACGGACCTGGTGAATTACGAAAGCTGTTGGACAGCGCGATCGAACCAGATGCTGTTGAGGGGGCAGAAGGCAAACAGCTCGCGGCGTTGCTCGACCCTGCTGAAGAAGCCGCCGCCTTCTTGGAAGCGGACAAGCATGACGGCGTCTTTCGACTGCGGCACTACCGCGGTTCCATGCTTGGCTGGATACGGGGGAAATATGTCGAATTGCCGCTTGGCGACGTCCGGGCACATGTGGTTCGCTATCTGAACCGTGATCACCATCATCTCACCAGTTCCGTCGTCGGTAATGTCCTCGACCAAATCCGTTCCCAAGCCTTGCTGCCGTTTTCCGTTGAGCCACCCGCATGGATCGATGGGGCGGAAGGTTGGCCGGCGGATGAAATCCTCGTAACAAAAAACGAGATGGTCCACCTACCAAGCGTAGAGTCAGGGGCTAACTACACGCGGCCCCTAACGCCAAAATTCTTCACCTTCTCGGCACTCGACTATGAATTTCAGCGTGAAGCGACAAAGCCTGCGTTGTGGGAATGGTTTCTCGAGAGCCTCTTCGGCGACGATCCCGAATCGATTGAGCTGCTGCGGCAATGGTTTGGCTATTGTCTTCTGCCAAATACTCGCATGCACAAAATACTGCTTCTGGTTGGTCCGAAGCGCGGCGGCAAGGGCACGATTTGCCGAATTCTGACTCGCCTTCTTGGAGCCACGAACGTCTGCAATCCAACATTGGGCAGTCTCGCCGACCGTTTCGGATTGTGGCCGCTGATCGGCAAATTGCTCGCAGTTGTTTCCGATGCTCGTATCAGCGGACGGGCGGACCAAGCCGCGATCGTCGAGCGGTTGCTTTCGGTGAGCGGTGAAGATTCCCAGACCATTGACCGCAAAAACCTTCTGCCCTGGAACGGCACGCTGCCGACGCGGTTTATGATCTGCACGAACGATGTCCCGCGTCTCGCTGACACTTCGGGGGCGCTTGCCAGCCGGATGATCGTCATTCAGTTGCGGCAATCGTTCTACGGCAAAGAGAAGCTCGACCTCACGGATCAGTTACTTGGCGAGCTGCCGGCGATCTTGCTTTGGGCAATCGGCGGCTGGCAAACACTGCAACAACAAAAACGCTTCACCGAACCACAGAGCGGCCTGGAAGTCGCGGGCGAATTAGCTGACCTGGGGAGTCCTGTCAGCGTATTCCTTCGCGAACGCTGCCGGCTCGGTCCGGAATATTCGGTGCCGCGACAGGTCTTATACGAGGCCTATCAACAATGGTCGCAAGAGAAAGGCCGGGGCCACGTTGAGGACGAGGCCGGCTTCGGGCGGCAGCTTCGCGCGGCTTATCCGGACTTAGGGACGTCACAGCCAAGGGTCGATGGGGAAAAGGTCAGATTCCACGTTGGCGTGCAGCTGGTTTGA
- a CDS encoding recombinase family protein has translation MIQAATKRVPATIAATAYYRMSTDRQDKSIGEQREAVERFAREHGYRIIRTYRDEGISGDKTEKRLGFRQMITDAQERGDFELILAWDQDRFGRFNSIEAGHWIYPLMQAGIRLETIAQGKIDWNDFSGRLMYQIQQEGKHQFLRDLARNSLRGLISRAKTGKWCGGPPAFGYEIGEDEHLQFGNPAHVAAVREVFQLRLQGMGYRTIANQLNAKGTPSPSGKKWSHDAVRIVLGRETYLGIVSLGGRKQGKYFTASDDLVTAVVPGKNQPTRATRTENAHPAIIDQETFDAAQAMRRSHPKPHWRKESQGTPLAGLLYCGRCGKVMYGQSLQRKAGQKFPNYICSTYHKGRGCGYCSVQQEAILRTVAQVIRERVVQTSYKDLQKAIAREIERRAAQAEVVDDQGVQRQIAALDKKIENATERLVSVDDSLVATVEKKLIEMRRERDGLAAKLAPVTCRQEKLDPKQVAAKIKELEEILANGSPAKVRQALSKIVSRITLDFTPSKQTKRGQKFAFVNGTIELCTQQCGSPATNH, from the coding sequence ATGATTCAAGCCGCCACAAAACGAGTTCCTGCGACGATCGCCGCCACGGCGTATTATCGCATGTCGACGGATCGCCAAGATAAATCGATTGGCGAACAGCGCGAGGCCGTGGAACGCTTTGCTCGCGAACACGGATACCGGATCATTCGCACCTACCGCGACGAAGGGATCAGCGGCGACAAGACCGAGAAGCGGCTCGGCTTTCGGCAGATGATCACCGACGCCCAGGAACGCGGCGACTTCGAACTCATTCTGGCGTGGGACCAGGACAGATTCGGCCGATTCAACTCGATCGAGGCCGGCCATTGGATTTACCCGCTGATGCAGGCCGGCATCCGCCTGGAGACGATCGCCCAGGGAAAGATCGACTGGAACGATTTCTCGGGCCGGTTAATGTACCAAATTCAACAAGAGGGAAAACACCAATTCCTGCGCGACCTCGCCCGCAATTCGCTTCGCGGGTTGATCTCGCGGGCCAAGACCGGCAAATGGTGCGGCGGCCCGCCCGCGTTCGGCTACGAGATCGGGGAGGACGAGCACCTGCAATTCGGCAACCCGGCCCACGTCGCCGCCGTGCGGGAAGTATTTCAACTACGGCTCCAGGGCATGGGCTACCGGACGATCGCCAACCAGCTCAACGCCAAAGGCACGCCGTCGCCATCCGGCAAGAAGTGGAGCCACGACGCGGTTCGGATCGTGCTCGGTCGGGAAACCTACCTCGGCATCGTGTCGCTCGGTGGTCGGAAGCAGGGGAAATACTTTACGGCCAGCGACGACCTCGTGACGGCAGTAGTTCCCGGAAAGAATCAGCCGACCCGGGCGACGAGGACGGAGAACGCACATCCGGCCATTATCGACCAAGAGACGTTCGACGCCGCTCAGGCCATGCGCAGAAGCCATCCCAAGCCGCATTGGCGCAAAGAGAGCCAGGGGACGCCGCTCGCCGGGCTGTTGTATTGCGGTCGGTGCGGAAAGGTGATGTACGGCCAAAGCCTCCAGCGGAAGGCCGGCCAGAAGTTCCCGAATTACATCTGCTCGACCTACCACAAAGGCCGCGGGTGTGGGTATTGCTCCGTGCAGCAAGAGGCGATTCTGCGAACCGTGGCCCAGGTGATCCGCGAGCGGGTCGTTCAAACGTCGTACAAGGACCTGCAAAAGGCGATCGCTCGGGAGATCGAACGGCGGGCCGCCCAGGCGGAAGTCGTGGACGACCAGGGGGTCCAGCGCCAGATCGCTGCCTTGGACAAGAAGATCGAAAACGCCACGGAGAGGCTAGTCAGCGTGGACGACTCGTTGGTGGCGACCGTCGAGAAGAAACTGATCGAGATGCGCCGAGAACGGGACGGACTGGCCGCCAAGCTGGCGCCGGTAACGTGCCGGCAAGAAAAACTCGACCCGAAACAAGTCGCGGCCAAGATCAAGGAACTTGAAGAAATCCTGGCCAACGGCAGCCCGGCCAAGGTCCGGCAGGCGCTTTCCAAGATAGTTTCGCGCATCACGCTCGACTTTACGCCGAGCAAGCAAACCAAGCGTGGGCAAAAGTTTGCGTTCGTGAATGGGACGATCGAACTTTGCACCCAGCAGTGTGGCTCCCCAGCGACAAACCACTAA